The DNA window gggtaaatcatgtatgtaaccaatggggaacgattttataagagtaattaggtattttctattgtaaaaagaggggaaaaccctaagattggggtttctttctcattcattgattacacaacatctagcctccatagtttttctctctctttctctctctagggttttacttagttcttgtgatcttgattgtaaacattggttttcatctataaaattgatgtttattctcattataatgagtggctaagttccctttctagtttctagtcccgaacggtgggtgcaaggtttcgattactcaaggtatgttcaaagaatcgtagcttcgattcttctcttttaatttcatgatagttgtgtgagtggatatatgagaatgacatatttgattgtattattggattgtctagtctagggattgcatctaatgtgtttgattgagaattgttaaatccattgcatgatttccttaattaattgagtttttcattgcatagctattaattatgtgtattgatgatggggttttgggttaatttaggaatgtgcatgggagagttatggttaattgatctttgagtgtgaaactcgggcgttagccaagccgagccccaagggggaacattaatccataatattaggtgcttatccctttgcgttcatcgtagattaagagacccgatggcctacgtgtatgaattgaagtcttatatcctaattcgctttacatatgcatgattgatagtatcacacaatgcattgtgtatggttgtgtgtgtttgcaatgataccttgagtatgagaaccgagtagccaccgggacggattagagactaggtttttaactaattgttttaaatccatttcgtgcttactttgattacaaaatcgctcatgctaccgagtcattcggcccatttcatttacttgcttttatttgatattcattgtgtttattagtgttagctagttaattgcatatcattcacttcaaatttgcattgttttctcgtggatcgataccggacttacCGGTTCGATACCGGActtaccggtttattacttgacgataccctacacttggggtaagtacagaCACACACTTTAGTGTCGGTCATCAGGCCGTAAGGTTTTAGCGGAGAGTGTCTACTGACTACTGAGTTCCGTCTAGAGTCTAGACTCTAGGGTTTTACGGTTTTACCGTTTTAGAGAGATGTGGGCCTTGTGGACTAGAGTTTGGCCCAATTTAGAAAGCAAAAAAGGCCAGCAGTCCCATTAAGGGAGAGTGGGCTTTGGGACTGGCAAAACGAGGGCCCCAAAAAAAACTCCAGAAGAGGTCGTGAGCGGCAGGATTCGAACCTGCGCGGGCGAAGCCCACATGATTTCTAGTCATGCCCGATAACCACTCCGGCACGCCCACTTTGATAACTGGGCCACAATAAATTTGTTATATTAAAGGTAAATTAAATGATAGATCATTGCTTTTGCAGACACGTCTTCTCAAGTTTTGTCGCGAAGAGGCTTGAAATTTAAAGACACACCACATCTCTTTGTTCTTCGTTAAAATATTATTAGGAAACAAAATAGAGGATTTAGAAGAAGAACCCCCTCTGTGGCTTGACTCCCTCTGGCTTGGTCCAAGTTCAAAACCCCCCTCTATTCCCAGATTCTAATTTCCTGTAATAGTATTGACAAACAAAAagattcaaaaagaaaacaagacatGAACCAAAGTTGGGTTGTGGGGATGAAACTTTTAGAAGGATTGATAGTACATGAACAAGAATCCATGGATGAAAGTTAGTAGTGGGGGGTAGGAGCCACAAATCTtttgaaaaaaggaaaatagtgATGATCCACTAGCAAAAAACACAGGCATGAGGCATGTTTAGATCAGAAAACCCTTTTAACAGAGGCCATGTATATCCTCTTTGGACAGCAAAGTGGTGATGGAACTGACAATAAAATGTGGTTCTGAGAATGTCGTGTCATGTTGTCTATTATCCTCTCTGGTTCTGCCtacattcttttttttctttttttgttttaacaaaTAGTAAAAGGTGGAGAAGAAACATGTCTTTCTTTCATGTCTCGAGTTCCAAACCCCAAGACGATAATGTTGATCCAGTACTGATGGCGAACCTTTTTAATAGGCGTCCATTTCACCATCCTTCATGAATATTCAATGCTATATatgttttctctcaatttcttcttcttcttcttcttcttcttccatgttATTATTACATATGCAATCTTATATGTAATCTGTGTTCTTTTTACTATATATGGTTATTCACCGTTTGCCTTCTTAGGAGTTAGAACATAGCCTTCTGTTGACTATAGGATGACCTCAATGGAAAAGTTAAAACTAGTTTCTTAATGTGAGGGCAAAAACTCCATGCAGTTTCAGCTTTAAATGCATTATTCGGTCAAACACCTTTTTGTCCGAACGTGATATGTTCAAGCCTAAAACGGTACATTTGATAGGTACAAACACACTGCGAAACGCACCTAATATTTTTGTAAGTTAACTTGAAATTCTAACCACTAGCTTTGAATTGACTACCAATTTAACATTTGTATCTTACGCACCTcacattttgcaaaaaaaaaattaaggctaTAATGCCATTGTTATGGACCAAACACCTAATCAGGAGCTTAGCCACAATCATGAAGTGCACCACCAATTTCTGCGGTTGCTACATCAGGCTCGGTCATCATCAGTGACCCAACAAGAAAAAGCCTAATCAGCGGATTGAATATTCTGTAGAAATTGATCAAGATAAGAATCTCAAGCTTCATCATTTGTTCATGTTTCTTTTGCTTTGGCTTTATGTCTTTATATTGACGTTTTTTCCATAACAAATCATTGCTTTTGTTCCCTTCTTCCAATCTCTTCTCGGATTCCCTGTGTATCAATAATTTTGTGGATAAAATCTCCAATCTTTCTACCAAAAAGCGTTTGAGTTACAGAGCTTAGATTCAattattttcacttttcatATAATAAACATATTTTAGGTCCTCAAGACACGTAGACACGtcgatttttttaacaaaaaagtgTATGTCATTCTCACCATAATTTCTTCAAAAAGCTAATCTGGATCATAGATGCTATATGTTTAGATATGTTTGTGTAAATTCAATAGGATGTAGCCATAAAATTGATGAGCAAATAATAGTGCCTTACATGTAAATTAATAGAGAAAATCACACCTGAGACTTAAGAGAAGGGCAATCTCGTTGTAGGGGATAACCAACTTTTTGGTCACCaaaagagttgagcatgtcCAACTCGGCCatcaaatgttcaaacattCTAACTTGATAACTCAAAATTGAAAACTGTCCCAATATGGACTCGGACAGATTTTCGACTATTCAGACTGTTGTAAattcacaccaacaatattgtccactttgggttATCCAGTTCCCGTGAATACATCGGGTCtacacggctttgtttctccttagaccCAAACAAGTGGGTTAGACCCAACCCACTAAAGCCTAGGAAAATGTCTTGttggtggtaagaggtgggcttagccCTTATAAAAGACATAATCACCACATCTTTAAACCATGTGGAACTTTTACATAGACAATCAAATTGTCGATgtgatataaaaaattaagaatctGTCCAAGAGTGAGAGAAATATGCCCATGTATACATTAGACtaattttcaactttggatGAACATTAGCCAACTGATTTGCAAACCTGGCCAGCTCTACTGATTGTCTCCGTCTCTGAACAGCATTAATATTCTTTAACCATTTTCCTAAAATTCATAACCAGCTTAGGGAAGTGCACCATCCCCAACTTTGAAAGGACTGCCATGTATATAATGGTCACTAGCATAGAATAGATAATTGCACACAAACCAAAACAGAGACCAGACGTTACCCAATGGAGGCAAATGCAAGCAACAATAACATGCAGGAATCTCACAGTCACAGCTGCCTAGAAATAACTATGGAGTTTCACAAGGTTGTGCCACCACCACCTACAAGCACCTTAAAGAAACTCAAGACCAGGCTCAAAGAGACCTTCTTCCCCGATGACCCTCTGCGCCAATTCAGAGGGCAATCTCTGAAGAAGAAGTGGGTACTTGGAGCTCAGTACATATTCCCAATCCTTCAATGGGGTCCTAACTACAACCTTAAACTCTTGAAATCTGATGTTGTTGCTGGCCTCACAATTGCTAGCTTAGCCATTCCCCAGGTCACTGTCCATTTCTATGTATTAATTCACAATTCAACATGTCTATCTATCCCTGTACATgcatttgacctttttatgtCTTAATTTTCAGGGCATCAGCTATGCCAAGCTTGCTAATTTGCCTCCCATAGTTGGTCTCTGTAAGTACacatgtatttttatttttttttcgttcTTTTGTTCAGAAACTATCAGTATCTatgacatatatacatataataaaaCATGTGTGTATGTACGTGTACAGACTCCAGCTTTGTACCTCCTCTTGTGTATGCAGTTCTTGGGAGTTCCAGGGACCTTGCAGTAGGTCCTGTTTCAATTGCTTCTCTAATAATGGGATCAATGCTTAGGCAAGAAGTATCTCCAACCAAAGACTCTGTTTTGTTTCTTCAACTGGCTTTTTCTTCAACTTTCTTTGCTGGTCTGTTTCAAGCTTCTCTGGGGTTGTTAAGGTCATGATCCTTATTTAATTTCTAATTACTGTTACTGATCAGAAATGAAAACAGGGCACTGATGGGTGTAAGATTTGTGCAGGCTTGGATTtgttattgattttctttcaaaGGCAATACTGATTGGATTCATGGCTGGAGCAGCCATTATAGTCTCACTACAGCAGCTTAAGGCCTTACTTGGAATCACTCACTTCACCAAGCAAATGGGTTTGGTTCCTGTTTTGAGCTCTGTTTTCCATCACACTAATGAGGTAACTCCACTCTCCTAAACAGGGACAAGGGAAAGTCCAATTATGAATAATTTAAACACTTAATCAACAGTTTTGTTACTAAAAATATCATAATTGATCATAAAAGTATTTGGTCAAAGCTGTTGCACAAGCAGCCAAAATTATTCAAGTTTCCAAACAGAACATTTATAAAATTGTTTGCTTCTTTCTTACAATTTTTTCTAACACTTTCAACGTGTTTTCTGGACTCGCAGTGGTCATGGCAAACGATACTCATGGGCTTCTGCCTTCTTGCGTTCCTTCTGCTATCAAGACACATTGTACATAATATCTCTCTCCCTGAATAGATTTGTGTTCTAGCATTTTGTGTATAATGTCCCTATTTATGACTGTTTTATGTTTATATTAGTATATTGATCTCATtaaataactatatatatatatatatatatatatatatatatatatatatatatatatatatatatggttatgTGTGCCATGTATATGCAGAGCAGTAAAAGGCCAAAGTTGTTCTGGGTCTCAGCTGGAGCCCCTCTTGTCTCTGTGATTCTGTCCACTCTCTTGGTTTTTGCATTGAAGGCTCAAAATCATGGAATCGGTGTAGTAAGTTTCTGGGTCCACAAATTTTATGGTCAACTGTAACTCCTTCTACTACAACCTGACTCAACGTTCTTTGTTGCTAATTAGTGCTAATTGTTACAACTAGATTGGAAAATTACCTGAAGGCCTAAACCCTCCTTCATGGAACATGTTGCGCCTCCATGGAACCCACTTAGGACTTGTATTTAAGACTGGACTTGTCACTGGCATTATTTCCCTCACTGTAAGTCAAatttattctctttttcttccataTATGAGAATGGTGTAGTGTCGTTTATTTGTAATGTTAACAACAAATATTAACAGGAAGGGATTGCAGTAGGAAGGACTTTCGCTGCCTTAAGGAACTACAGAGTTG is part of the Tripterygium wilfordii isolate XIE 37 chromosome 7, ASM1340144v1, whole genome shotgun sequence genome and encodes:
- the LOC120001835 gene encoding probable sulfate transporter 3.3 → MEANASNNNMQESHSHSCLEITMEFHKVVPPPPTSTLKKLKTRLKETFFPDDPLRQFRGQSLKKKWVLGAQYIFPILQWGPNYNLKLLKSDVVAGLTIASLAIPQGISYAKLANLPPIVGLYSSFVPPLVYAVLGSSRDLAVGPVSIASLIMGSMLRQEVSPTKDSVLFLQLAFSSTFFAGLFQASLGLLRLGFVIDFLSKAILIGFMAGAAIIVSLQQLKALLGITHFTKQMGLVPVLSSVFHHTNEWSWQTILMGFCLLAFLLLSRHISSKRPKLFWVSAGAPLVSVILSTLLVFALKAQNHGIGVIGKLPEGLNPPSWNMLRLHGTHLGLVFKTGLVTGIISLTEGIAVGRTFAALRNYRVDGNKEMMAIGLMNMVGSSTSCYVTTGAFSRSAVNHNAGAKTAVSNVIMSVTVMLTLLFLMPLFQYTPNVVLGAIIVTAVVGLIDIPASYQIWKIDKFDFFVLLCAFLGVIFISVQDGLAIAVGISIFKLLLQITRPKTVVLGNIPGTNIYRNLHHYKEAVRVPGFLILSVESPINFANTTYLNERILRWIEDNEAEEDGKKQSSLQFLVLDMAAVSSIDTSGVAFFKELKHTLENKGVELVVVNPLAEVIEKLQRANDIRDFMRPESLYLTVGEAVASLSLTMKGQSSSNV